TATTAAGCATTCTATCCCTTCGGAATTGGCCAGGGAAAAAATCAATCAATACATTTTCAAAGAACTTGTTAATGCTGTTTTCACAAACGACACGCGGCAATATTTCCATCACGAAATTGAAAACCTCCGGGACCTGGGTTGCGATGCAGTTGTTTTAGGATGTACAGAGATTCCATTACTCGTCGATCCCAATCAATCAGTTTTACCAGTTCTTGATTCAACCAGGCTGCTGGCTAGTGCCGCGCTCGAAAAATCTTTGCAAACGGTTTAGCCTTTCGTGGATTTACCAATAATTACCTTGATTTATTCATTGCCTCCAAGTCTCAAAGGCTCAAAACTTTTAAAAATAATAACTTAGAGAGATTGTCTTACTATTTTAATCCAAAATCAGTTTATACCACTCTTCAATAATAATTTTAATATTCTTACAGACTTCGCGCCTTTGTGGCAAAAATTCATGAATTGTGCAAGTTACTTACATGCTTTCATTTTAATTCCAAGAATCTACAATGCAACAAAATATAGCAACTGCTGATGAGGTCAATTTTGAGCACACCTTATGGCGCTTTCAAGCTTTTGGGGAGGATGCGGCAAATTTTTTTGATGGCATAATTTTCAGAAAAGTGATCCATTTAAATGAAGATTTAACTATTCTTTCGCTGAAAAGAAATTCTCACCAAATACTTTTGGGGATCGATCCTGTCCCAAAATCAGAATCCGATTTAAACCAAATAATCGATATTAGTAAATACATCTTGGGTCTCAATTTCCCCCTGCAGGATTTCTATGAATTTACAAAATCAGATCCAATACTTTCTGATCTAACCAAAAAATTCACCGGGTTGCGTCCCACTCTTACACCTAATTTATTCGAAGCGCTGGTAACTTCCATTACTGCACAGCAAATCAACTTACGGTTTGCATTCTCAGTCAGAAGCAGACTTGTTAAAGCATTTGGTGAATCAATTGAACTTAAGGGTCAAACGTATTATGCATTCCCAACTCCAGAACGTCTAGCTATGGCTAATCCTGATTTTTTAAAAAAACTACAGCTCACGACGAGAAAATCAGAATACATTATTGGCATTGCTGAAGAGATAGCGACAGATAAACTAAACTTAGCGGCATTCCCTGGCATGCCGGACGATGAAATTTCCCAAACGCTATTACCAATGCGCGGGATCGGGAGATGGACAGTCGACTGGCTTTTGGCAAGAGGCCTTGGTCGCGGCAATGCTGTCCCGATTGGAGATTTAGGTGTTCGTAAAGCCATCCAGAAGTTTTATTTCAACGGCGAAAAAAAATCAGAGGAAGAACTAAGAAAATTCGCATCTAAATGGGGAGAATTCTCGAACCTTGCAATCCATTATCTACTGAAGGGTTTAATGCTGGGGATATAAAAGAAATTAACTTTAAGCACTCTAAACTTATTAGGCAATTCAAGAAAAATCATTTATTTGCAACAGTCCTATAATCAAAATCTCGTTTGAAATAAATTTTTTAAAACCATATTT
The genomic region above belongs to candidate division KSB1 bacterium and contains:
- a CDS encoding DNA-3-methyladenine glycosylase 2, which codes for MQQNIATADEVNFEHTLWRFQAFGEDAANFFDGIIFRKVIHLNEDLTILSLKRNSHQILLGIDPVPKSESDLNQIIDISKYILGLNFPLQDFYEFTKSDPILSDLTKKFTGLRPTLTPNLFEALVTSITAQQINLRFAFSVRSRLVKAFGESIELKGQTYYAFPTPERLAMANPDFLKKLQLTTRKSEYIIGIAEEIATDKLNLAAFPGMPDDEISQTLLPMRGIGRWTVDWLLARGLGRGNAVPIGDLGVRKAIQKFYFNGEKKSEEELRKFASKWGEFSNLAIHYLLKGLMLGI